From Amphritea atlantica, a single genomic window includes:
- a CDS encoding thiol:disulfide interchange protein DsbA/DsbL, producing the protein MFRKLAIGLLITLTAVIAQAEEYKAGVNYDVIAMPVPTADKTKVEVVEAFGYLCPHCARFEPLLHSWTKKLPMDVDFARVPVVFSRSWEPLARAYYASEILNDLDKTHQATFTALHKERRRFSSFDDLADYYADLGVDKDKFVKMNQSFAVNMRMNQGASKLKGYGIQSVPTLIVNGKYRITADKAGGHAGMLKVAEYLIEQERNAQ; encoded by the coding sequence ATGTTTAGAAAACTCGCTATCGGATTGTTAATAACGCTGACTGCCGTCATCGCACAGGCTGAGGAATATAAGGCCGGCGTAAACTATGACGTGATTGCTATGCCGGTTCCGACCGCTGACAAAACTAAAGTTGAAGTCGTGGAGGCTTTTGGTTATCTCTGTCCACATTGCGCCCGGTTTGAGCCATTACTGCACAGCTGGACAAAAAAATTGCCGATGGATGTTGATTTTGCGCGGGTGCCCGTGGTTTTTTCCCGCTCATGGGAACCCTTAGCCCGGGCGTATTACGCTTCTGAGATTCTCAATGATCTTGATAAAACCCATCAGGCAACCTTTACTGCGCTGCATAAAGAGCGGCGCCGGTTTAGCAGTTTTGACGACCTGGCTGATTACTATGCAGACCTGGGTGTGGATAAGGATAAGTTCGTCAAAATGAACCAGTCTTTCGCCGTCAATATGCGTATGAATCAGGGCGCCTCAAAGCTGAAAGGCTATGGTATTCAGAGCGTACCAACCCTGATTGTGAACGGCAAATACCGCATTACTGCGGATAAGGCCGGAGGGCATGCCGGGATGCTTAAAGTGGCCGAGTATCTTATTGAGCAGGAACGCAATGCACAGTAA